The following are from one region of the Osmerus mordax isolate fOsmMor3 chromosome 1, fOsmMor3.pri, whole genome shotgun sequence genome:
- the rpl22 gene encoding 60S ribosomal protein L22 — MAPIKKLVTKKQGGKRKKQLLKFTLDCTHPVEDGIMDAANFEQFLQERIKVNGKAGSLGGGVVSIERSKSKIGVNSEVPFSKRYLKYLTKKYLKKNNLRDWLRVVANTKESYELRYFQINQDEEEEEDDD; from the exons ATGGCCCCCATC AAAAAGCTGGTGACTAAAAAGCAGGGTGGTAAGCGGAAGAAGCAGCTTTTAAAGTTTACTCTGGACTGCACCCATCCAGTGGAAGATGGCATCATGGACGCTGCCAACTTT GAGCAGTTTCTGCAAGAACGCATCAAGGTGAACGGCAAAGCTGGGAGCTTGGGAGGTGGAGTGGTGTCCATCGAGAGGAGCAAGAGCAAGATCGGGGTGAACTCCGAGGTGCCTTTTTCCAAAAG GTATCTGAAGTACCTCACTAAGAAGTACCTGAAGAAGAACAACCTGAGAGACTGGCTCAGAGTGGTGGCCAACACCAAGGAGAGCTACGAGCTGCGCTACTTCCAGATCAaccaggatgaggaagaggaggaagatgatgattAA